In one Haloplanus salinus genomic region, the following are encoded:
- a CDS encoding RAD55 family ATPase: MAEGDARADCYPLADALPVDLADLDPGTNVLVSGPSMSGKRQLVFDLLAPTGVTADPVVAMTTDDPASRIRTGFEDRGVRFDPTTFRVVDATGAPGDSEPAVHRVSSPADLTRMGVAFTQAVDEMGTPDRLRLGFVSISTLLQYVDAERAFSFLHVLSRRTSAAGYLGVYSIDPTTHEDRFVNVVTSIFDAAIEIRERDGDRELRVRGPLDVPPEWTPFPY, translated from the coding sequence ATGGCTGAAGGCGACGCCAGGGCCGACTGCTACCCCCTCGCGGACGCGTTGCCGGTCGACCTCGCAGACCTCGACCCGGGGACGAACGTGTTGGTGTCCGGCCCTTCGATGTCCGGCAAACGCCAGTTGGTGTTCGACCTCCTCGCCCCTACTGGCGTCACCGCCGACCCTGTCGTCGCGATGACGACCGACGACCCCGCGTCGCGCATCCGGACGGGGTTCGAGGACCGCGGCGTCCGGTTCGACCCGACGACGTTCCGCGTCGTCGACGCGACGGGCGCGCCGGGGGATTCGGAGCCGGCCGTCCACCGCGTCTCCTCGCCCGCCGACCTCACGCGGATGGGCGTCGCCTTCACCCAGGCGGTCGACGAGATGGGGACGCCCGACCGCCTCAGACTCGGCTTCGTCTCCATCTCGACGCTCCTCCAGTACGTCGACGCCGAGCGCGCGTTCTCGTTCCTGCACGTCCTCTCCCGGCGGACGAGCGCCGCCGGCTACCTCGGCGTCTACAGCATCGACCCGACGACCCACGAGGACCGCTTCGTCAACGTCGTCACCTCCATCTTCGACGCCGCCATCGAGATCCGAGAACGGGACGGCGACCGGGAACTCCGCGTCCGGGGTCCGTTGGACGTTCCCCCCGAATGGACGCCGTTCCCGTACTAA